Proteins from a genomic interval of Acidimicrobiales bacterium:
- a CDS encoding thioesterase family protein, with amino-acid sequence MSESHFEADSEVHLVDGLWKASLDPGWNVGNNPNGGYLLAVAVRAMLAEAGRPDPLTVTAHYLSPPAAGEVEIRTEVFKPGKSIVNVMASVIQGDRERVRVLGGFGDLDKRQGPSRISARPPDIPPPDECVSLVELTHQAGRQIPEVMNRFDLRLPPDSPWGRPGEGDPFEITGWIRFKDGTEPTSLSVVAFADAFPPTLLGAIEASGWVPTIEMTVHVRGRPSPGWLLGTFRTRVLVDGLMEEDGELWDSEGCPVALSRQLATVLVR; translated from the coding sequence GTGAGCGAGTCGCATTTCGAAGCCGATTCCGAAGTTCACCTCGTCGATGGCCTCTGGAAGGCGTCGCTCGACCCCGGCTGGAACGTCGGCAACAACCCGAACGGCGGCTATCTCCTTGCGGTCGCTGTGCGGGCGATGCTCGCCGAGGCGGGCCGTCCCGATCCTCTGACGGTTACGGCGCACTACCTCTCGCCGCCGGCCGCCGGCGAGGTGGAGATCCGGACCGAGGTGTTCAAGCCGGGCAAGTCGATTGTCAACGTGATGGCGTCAGTGATTCAAGGTGACCGTGAACGGGTGCGGGTTCTAGGAGGGTTCGGGGATCTGGACAAGCGGCAAGGACCGAGCCGGATCAGCGCCCGCCCGCCGGACATACCTCCTCCAGACGAGTGCGTCAGTCTGGTGGAGTTGACTCATCAAGCCGGCCGGCAGATACCCGAGGTGATGAATCGTTTCGATCTGAGATTGCCGCCAGACAGCCCCTGGGGCCGGCCGGGGGAGGGCGACCCCTTCGAGATCACCGGTTGGATCCGGTTCAAGGACGGGACCGAACCGACTTCGCTGTCGGTGGTCGCGTTCGCCGACGCGTTTCCCCCCACCCTTCTCGGGGCGATCGAGGCGTCCGGATGGGTGCCAACTATCGAGATGACCGTTCACGTCCGGGGACGGCCGTCGCCGGGCTGGCTCCTAGGGACGTTCCGCACCCGGGTACTGGTCGACGGCCTGATGGAGGAGGACGGCGAGCTGTGGGACAGCGAGGGCTGCCCTGTTGCGCTCTCGAGGCAGCTGGCAACCGTCCTGGTTCGTTGA
- a CDS encoding MFS transporter, producing MAVAIDLIGFGIVLPILPIYAKRFHISSFRAALLVAAFSAASFVFSPVWGRVSDRFGRKPVLLVSLAGTAVGSLLTGVATGFALLLVGRIVDGASGASVSVAQAAAADLATPSQRARLFGLLGAAFGVGFVAGPALGALAALWGPRVPFYVAAGLAALNTVVASRRLPETHVVPAEEPAPAVVGAPVVSPDSGAGPVAVGGDQGRRGWADLLGGSPARLVPLLGVAFAAVVAFSAFEATFALFGQRRLGFGIASAAAVFTAVGAVIVAVQVGAVSKVVARFGEGGTLVGGLGLNVLGLAVLAASRSWAAAAPALLALTVGQGLVQTTMASALAGRADPGGRGRALGAQQSAGGLARVVGPAAGGALLGAHAAGWPYIAGAGLTLIASAVAAVTVKTAT from the coding sequence ATGGCGGTCGCGATCGACCTGATCGGGTTCGGGATCGTGTTGCCGATCCTGCCGATCTACGCCAAGCGCTTTCACATCAGCAGCTTCCGCGCGGCATTGCTGGTGGCGGCTTTCTCCGCCGCTAGCTTCGTGTTTTCCCCGGTGTGGGGCCGGGTCTCGGACCGCTTCGGCCGGAAGCCGGTCCTGTTGGTTTCGCTTGCGGGAACGGCGGTCGGCAGCCTTCTGACCGGTGTCGCCACCGGATTCGCGTTGTTGCTCGTCGGGCGGATCGTCGACGGCGCCTCTGGCGCGTCGGTATCGGTGGCGCAGGCCGCAGCGGCCGACCTGGCCACCCCTTCGCAGCGCGCCCGCTTGTTCGGCCTTCTCGGAGCGGCGTTCGGAGTGGGCTTCGTGGCCGGGCCCGCTCTCGGGGCGCTGGCCGCCTTGTGGGGACCGCGCGTGCCGTTTTATGTGGCCGCCGGGCTCGCCGCCCTGAACACTGTCGTCGCCTCCCGGCGGCTGCCGGAAACCCATGTCGTTCCCGCCGAAGAGCCGGCACCCGCGGTTGTCGGGGCTCCGGTGGTGTCGCCTGACAGTGGTGCCGGCCCTGTTGCCGTCGGTGGCGATCAAGGCCGGCGCGGATGGGCGGATCTGCTGGGTGGATCACCGGCGAGGCTCGTGCCGCTGCTCGGCGTCGCATTCGCGGCGGTTGTGGCCTTCTCGGCGTTCGAGGCGACGTTCGCGCTGTTCGGCCAGCGCCGGCTCGGCTTCGGGATAGCAAGCGCTGCGGCCGTGTTCACGGCCGTGGGCGCGGTGATTGTTGCTGTGCAGGTCGGCGCGGTTTCCAAGGTGGTGGCCCGCTTTGGCGAAGGAGGGACCCTCGTCGGGGGTTTGGGACTGAACGTTCTCGGCCTGGCCGTGCTGGCCGCCTCCCGCTCGTGGGCTGCCGCAGCCCCCGCCCTCCTGGCGTTGACGGTCGGGCAGGGCCTGGTTCAGACGACGATGGCCTCGGCTCTCGCCGGCCGGGCCGATCCAGGCGGGCGGGGGCGCGCCCTGGGCGCCCAACAGTCGGCCGGTGGGCTCGCCCGCGTCGTCGGGCCGGCCGCGGGCGGCGCCCTTCTCGGGGCTCACGCTGCCGGCTGGCCATACATCGCTGGCGCCGGGCTGACCCTGATCGCCTCCGCAGTCGCAGCCGTGACGGTGAAAACCGCTACATGA
- a CDS encoding acyl-CoA dehydrogenase family protein, with protein sequence MADFSNALNEDQIQLQKWVHDFAENVVRPAAHEWDEREETPWPIIEEAAKIGLYSLDFVANMFGDSTGISVPLVMEEMAWGDAGIGLAIFGTTLGVAGIFANGTPEQIAEWVPQCFGTPDKIALAAFAVSEADAGSDVSSMRTRAVYDEKSDEWVLNGTKTWITNGGIADIHVVVASVDADLKARGQASFIVPPGTKGLSMGQKFKKMGIRASHTAEVVLDDVRIPGRLLLGGKEKLDERLARAREGRTGQRGQAALATFESTRPAVGAQAVGIARAAYEYALEYAKDRKQFGRAIIENQAIAFKLAQMRMMTDAARLLVWNASWRGSSGTGFEAAEGSQSKLFAGETAVSVTNEAIQILGGAGYIREHPVERWHRDAKIFTIFEGTSEIQHLVIARAISGIHIN encoded by the coding sequence ATGGCTGATTTTTCGAATGCGCTGAACGAGGATCAGATTCAGCTTCAGAAGTGGGTCCACGATTTTGCGGAGAACGTGGTGCGCCCGGCCGCACACGAGTGGGACGAGCGGGAGGAAACCCCGTGGCCCATCATCGAGGAAGCCGCGAAGATCGGCCTGTACTCCCTCGACTTCGTCGCCAACATGTTCGGCGACTCGACCGGCATCTCGGTGCCGCTCGTGATGGAGGAGATGGCGTGGGGCGACGCCGGCATCGGCCTGGCGATCTTCGGCACCACCCTCGGCGTCGCTGGCATCTTCGCCAACGGCACCCCCGAGCAGATCGCCGAGTGGGTACCGCAGTGTTTCGGGACCCCCGACAAGATCGCCCTGGCGGCGTTCGCCGTATCGGAGGCAGACGCCGGCTCGGACGTGAGCTCGATGCGGACCCGTGCGGTTTACGACGAGAAGTCCGACGAGTGGGTGCTCAATGGCACCAAGACCTGGATCACCAACGGCGGCATCGCGGACATCCACGTGGTCGTCGCATCGGTCGACGCCGACCTGAAGGCCAGGGGCCAGGCGAGCTTCATCGTCCCGCCCGGAACCAAGGGCCTGTCGATGGGCCAGAAGTTCAAGAAGATGGGCATCCGGGCCTCGCACACCGCCGAGGTGGTCCTCGACGACGTCCGGATTCCCGGGCGGCTGCTGCTCGGCGGCAAGGAGAAGCTGGACGAGCGCCTCGCCCGCGCCCGTGAAGGCCGTACCGGTCAGCGGGGCCAGGCCGCGCTGGCGACCTTCGAGAGCACCCGGCCGGCGGTCGGGGCCCAGGCGGTCGGGATCGCCCGGGCGGCGTACGAGTACGCCCTCGAGTACGCCAAGGACCGCAAGCAGTTCGGCCGGGCCATCATCGAGAACCAGGCGATCGCCTTCAAGCTCGCCCAGATGCGGATGATGACCGATGCAGCGCGGTTGTTGGTCTGGAACGCCTCGTGGCGGGGCTCGAGTGGCACCGGCTTCGAAGCGGCCGAAGGCTCTCAGTCCAAGCTCTTCGCCGGCGAGACTGCCGTGAGCGTCACCAACGAAGCCATCCAGATCCTCGGCGGCGCCGGCTACATCCGGGAGCACCCGGTGGAGCGCTGGCACCGCGACGCGAAGATCTTCACCATCTTCGAGGGCA